Proteins co-encoded in one Saprospira grandis genomic window:
- a CDS encoding T9SS type A sorting domain-containing protein, with protein MKRKDFLKRIGLGAAAIPFLGFKDVMDEPSNQEVLENMSCDPLPAETAGPYPAPSSITSSTLVRSDITEGTQTGIPLNFSITIQNIDNNCLAVAGLRVDVWHCNKRGYYSAYDGQPGIDGTVNNAGTTWLRGIQYTDSNGTVNFTSIYPGWYTPRATHIHIQVFDSSNNLLLTSQLAFPDSINSTVDSYYATSGTNSFTNSNDMVFSDSYTDELMTISGDTTNGYTASKTIGISLGVLGVEEHSLETGGQFSQLKAFPNPAQDEVFFSFQLLQTANVQLNIMSISGQQLGQIIKSDLSAGLQQLAYDCSQLPAGQYAFELVVQNISGTFRQQKLFIKS; from the coding sequence ATGAAAAGAAAAGACTTTTTAAAGCGCATCGGACTAGGCGCTGCAGCGATCCCCTTTTTGGGATTCAAAGATGTTATGGATGAACCGAGCAACCAAGAGGTTTTAGAGAATATGAGCTGTGACCCCTTGCCCGCAGAAACTGCTGGCCCCTACCCTGCCCCCTCTTCTATTACTAGCTCTACTTTAGTGCGTTCTGATATCACCGAGGGAACCCAAACGGGAATCCCCCTTAATTTTAGCATTACGATTCAAAATATTGATAATAACTGCCTAGCAGTAGCTGGCCTAAGAGTAGATGTTTGGCATTGTAATAAAAGGGGCTACTATTCCGCCTATGATGGCCAACCTGGCATTGATGGAACGGTAAATAATGCCGGGACCACCTGGCTCAGAGGTATCCAATATACCGATAGCAATGGTACTGTAAACTTTACAAGCATCTACCCCGGCTGGTACACCCCTCGGGCTACCCATATTCACATCCAAGTTTTTGATAGCTCCAATAACCTGCTATTGACTAGCCAACTGGCCTTTCCCGATAGCATCAATAGCACTGTTGATAGCTATTATGCCACTAGCGGCACCAATAGCTTTACGAATAGTAATGATATGGTTTTTAGCGACTCTTATACGGATGAACTGATGACCATTAGTGGCGATACGACCAACGGCTATACCGCCAGCAAAACCATTGGTATCAGCCTTGGCGTTTTGGGGGTAGAAGAGCATAGCTTAGAAACAGGCGGGCAGTTTAGCCAACTCAAGGCTTTTCCCAATCCCGCCCAAGATGAAGTATTCTTTAGTTTTCAGCTTCTACAAACCGCCAATGTACAGCTCAATATTATGAGTATTTCGGGGCAACAACTGGGACAAATTATTAAGTCCGATCTTTCTGCTGGCTTGCAGCAACTGGCCTACGACTGTAGCCAGCTGCCTGCTGGACAATATGCTTTTGAATTAGTGGTCCAAAATATTAGCGGGACCTTCAGACAGCAAAAGCTATTTATCAAGAGTTAA
- a CDS encoding class I SAM-dependent methyltransferase produces the protein MNWKLKAVVQKGISFLPAPFDHKVNYLMQKYVTKGVQLSDAYFLDRLEHAQKHIAAYQQYAGSLQGIQTLELGTGWYPVVPISLFLVGAEQVRSLDLNPLTHRAHWERCLQVFLEKEAEVRLRLPILEERWAILQALAKESSHLDDAAFLAQLRLSFLLGDARELREFKEQSIQLIHSNNTFEHVHPAALRQILQRFQQLLDPKGLMSHFVDMSDHFAHADPNITIYNFLQFTPKQWARIDNEVQPQNRWRLPQYLGLYQELGLALLAEEHRPGRPEEVKTVAIDESFSQFTVEELAVSHVYLWSR, from the coding sequence ATGAACTGGAAGCTAAAAGCTGTGGTCCAAAAAGGCATCTCCTTTTTACCCGCCCCCTTTGATCACAAAGTCAATTACCTCATGCAAAAATATGTGACCAAGGGCGTGCAGCTCTCGGATGCCTATTTTCTAGACCGTTTAGAGCATGCGCAAAAACATATAGCCGCCTATCAGCAGTATGCGGGCAGTTTGCAGGGCATACAAACCTTAGAGTTGGGAACGGGCTGGTATCCAGTGGTGCCCATTAGTTTGTTTTTGGTCGGGGCGGAGCAGGTCCGCAGCCTAGACCTTAACCCCTTGACGCATCGAGCGCATTGGGAGCGCTGCCTGCAAGTATTTCTGGAGAAAGAAGCGGAGGTCCGGCTGCGTTTGCCCATTTTGGAAGAGCGCTGGGCCATTCTTCAAGCCTTGGCCAAGGAGAGTAGCCATTTAGATGATGCCGCATTTTTGGCCCAACTGCGGCTGTCCTTCCTCTTGGGTGATGCTCGAGAATTGAGAGAATTTAAGGAGCAGTCTATACAACTGATTCACTCGAACAACACCTTTGAGCATGTGCATCCAGCGGCCCTGCGGCAGATATTGCAGCGTTTTCAGCAATTGCTGGACCCCAAGGGCCTGATGTCCCACTTTGTCGATATGTCAGACCATTTTGCGCATGCCGACCCCAATATTACCATCTATAATTTTTTGCAATTTACGCCCAAACAATGGGCCCGCATAGACAATGAAGTGCAGCCACAGAACCGTTGGCGCCTCCCCCAATACTTGGGCCTTTATCAAGAGTTGGGCTTGGCCCTTTTGGCCGAAGAGCATCGCCCAGGCCGGCCCGAAGAAGTAAAAACAGTAGCCATAGATGAGAGCTTTTCGCAGTTTACAGTAGAAGAGTTGGCGGTCAGTCATGTCTATTTGTGGAGTCGGTAG
- a CDS encoding thioredoxin fold domain-containing protein, with the protein MKRYTLAALSLLAIFALLPLLAFFKPESLKVSFSEMEWTAAKQQAKTENKLYFVDFDASYCAACRNMDISTYQDSRLASYMGQNVVGLRLDVQDFDGVMWSQKYEIEALPTLLIFNEEGKLVKRLVGYQSSADLLKAFEEVRSPKGSPSVPSTTTPKQSPQPLAEEPILPPAKSPAKTNESPRLSGNLSIFEQGIQASGKGLYEVELKRQKSEGFSLQMGVYKEVNYWTLEAEALQKQLPGHKILMHVDELRGKTVYQLLLGEFESQAAARRFQNVLQQKKIRKGLIKDLRYFK; encoded by the coding sequence ATGAAACGATACACCCTTGCTGCCTTAAGTCTATTGGCTATTTTTGCCCTACTGCCTTTGTTGGCCTTCTTTAAGCCCGAATCGCTTAAAGTGAGCTTTTCTGAAATGGAGTGGACGGCAGCCAAGCAACAAGCAAAAACAGAAAACAAACTCTATTTTGTCGACTTTGACGCCAGTTATTGTGCCGCCTGTCGCAATATGGATATCTCGACCTATCAGGATAGTCGCTTGGCCAGTTATATGGGCCAAAATGTAGTGGGCCTGCGCTTGGATGTCCAAGATTTTGATGGGGTCATGTGGTCCCAAAAATATGAGATAGAAGCCTTGCCGACCCTACTCATCTTTAATGAAGAAGGCAAATTGGTCAAGCGATTAGTGGGCTATCAGTCTTCGGCAGATTTGCTCAAGGCTTTTGAGGAAGTGCGCAGCCCCAAGGGCAGCCCTTCGGTGCCCAGCACAACAACGCCCAAGCAAAGCCCGCAACCCCTTGCCGAAGAACCCATTTTGCCGCCTGCAAAATCGCCAGCCAAAACCAATGAGTCGCCTCGTTTATCGGGTAACCTCTCTATTTTTGAGCAGGGCATACAGGCCAGCGGAAAAGGTTTGTATGAGGTAGAGCTCAAGCGGCAAAAATCAGAAGGCTTTTCTTTGCAGATGGGCGTCTATAAAGAAGTAAACTACTGGACGCTAGAGGCGGAAGCCCTGCAAAAGCAGCTGCCTGGCCACAAAATCCTCATGCATGTCGATGAGCTGCGGGGCAAAACGGTCTATCAGCTGTTGTTGGGTGAATTTGAGAGCCAGGCAGCCGCCAGACGCTTTCAGAATGTTTTGCAGCAAAAGAAAATCCGCAAAGGATTGATTAAAGATTTGCGATATTTTAAGTAA
- the hutI gene encoding imidazolonepropionase, with protein sequence MQLLTNIGCIWQQAQELPALRRGAELAQLPYLKDAYMLLEGDRIVEFGPMDNCPEKEECSVYDVQGRDLFPSFCDSHSHLVFAAPRQEEFVYRIQGLSYHEIAAKGGGILNSAKRLQAMPEEQLLAEAKKRLLALLRLGTGALEIKSGYGLTYEAELKMLRVIKALKTWAPIPIKATFLGAHALPPEYKEDRAAYMDLLIEQLLPKIAEEGLADYIDVFCEKGFFSLEEAQRIMEAGKAYGLPAKIHCNQFNSMGAIEAAIAAGARSVDHLEVLNTDEMKALGQADTLACLLPTAPFFLNDEHRTPARALIEAGAAVVLASDYNPGTTPSGRMSFVCSLACIQLRMLPEEAINAASLHGAYAMDLEQELGCIRPGARANFFLTEALPSLAYLPYSFGSDLIEAVFLNGELHWEKQPLA encoded by the coding sequence ATGCAATTACTAACAAACATTGGCTGCATTTGGCAGCAGGCGCAGGAGCTACCCGCTTTGCGCAGAGGCGCCGAATTGGCCCAATTACCCTATTTGAAAGATGCTTATATGCTATTGGAGGGCGACCGAATTGTAGAATTTGGGCCCATGGATAACTGTCCCGAAAAAGAGGAATGTAGCGTTTATGATGTGCAAGGGAGAGACCTATTTCCGAGCTTTTGCGACTCGCATAGCCATTTGGTTTTTGCCGCCCCGCGGCAGGAGGAATTCGTCTATCGGATTCAGGGCTTGAGCTATCATGAAATAGCGGCCAAGGGGGGCGGCATCCTCAACTCGGCCAAGCGCTTGCAAGCCATGCCCGAGGAGCAGCTGTTGGCCGAGGCCAAAAAGCGTTTGCTGGCCCTTTTGCGTTTGGGAACGGGGGCCTTGGAAATCAAAAGTGGATATGGATTGACTTATGAGGCCGAGCTCAAAATGCTGCGGGTCATTAAGGCCTTAAAAACCTGGGCGCCCATTCCCATCAAGGCGACTTTTTTGGGGGCACATGCTTTGCCGCCCGAATACAAAGAAGACCGAGCCGCCTATATGGACCTATTAATAGAGCAATTATTGCCCAAAATTGCCGAAGAAGGACTAGCCGATTATATCGATGTATTTTGTGAGAAAGGCTTTTTCTCTTTGGAGGAAGCGCAGCGGATTATGGAAGCGGGCAAGGCCTATGGCTTGCCGGCCAAAATACATTGCAATCAGTTTAATTCTATGGGCGCTATTGAGGCGGCGATAGCGGCTGGGGCTCGTTCGGTGGACCATCTGGAGGTCCTCAATACAGATGAAATGAAGGCCTTGGGCCAAGCCGATACCTTGGCTTGCCTCTTGCCAACGGCCCCCTTCTTTTTAAATGATGAGCATCGGACGCCAGCTAGGGCATTAATTGAGGCGGGAGCCGCTGTAGTTTTGGCCAGTGATTATAATCCGGGCACCACCCCTTCGGGCCGAATGAGTTTTGTCTGCTCCTTGGCCTGTATCCAGTTGCGGATGTTGCCCGAAGAGGCCATTAATGCCGCTTCTTTGCATGGGGCCTATGCCATGGACCTAGAGCAGGAGCTGGGCTGTATTCGTCCAGGCGCTAGGGCCAATTTCTTCCTAACCGAAGCCCTGCCTAGCTTGGCTTATTTGCCCTATAGCTTTGGTTCGGACCTCATTGAGGCCGTCTTTTTGAATGGGGAGTTGCATTGGGAAAAGCAGCCGCTTGCCTAG
- a CDS encoding YceI family protein: MKQLWLSLSLLLMLSSLTAQSSITFKIKNAGFTVPGSFSDFKTEIKYDKKVPRQSYFNGSVQVKSIDTDNNARDKHLRNEDFFEVDTYPEMSFQSTAVSEVSANRLKIAGNLKIKNVSKKVVFDVKVSEKNGKTVFDTELEINRRDFEVGGSSWTLANKLTLFLHIEQ; encoded by the coding sequence ATGAAACAACTATGGTTAAGTTTGAGCCTATTATTGATGCTCAGTTCGCTCACTGCTCAATCGAGCATTACATTTAAAATTAAGAATGCGGGCTTTACGGTGCCGGGCTCTTTTTCCGATTTCAAGACCGAGATCAAATATGATAAAAAGGTGCCTAGACAAAGCTACTTTAATGGCAGCGTTCAGGTCAAATCTATAGATACCGACAACAACGCTAGAGATAAGCATTTGCGCAATGAAGACTTTTTTGAGGTGGATACTTATCCCGAAATGAGCTTTCAGTCGACAGCCGTTAGCGAGGTTTCGGCGAACCGCCTAAAGATTGCGGGCAATCTGAAAATCAAGAATGTGAGCAAAAAGGTCGTTTTTGATGTGAAGGTTAGCGAAAAGAATGGCAAAACGGTTTTTGATACCGAGCTGGAGATTAACCGCAGAGATTTTGAGGTGGGGGGCAGCAGTTGGACCCTAGCCAATAAGTTGACGCTCTTTTTGCATATCGAGCAATAA